The Cicer arietinum cultivar CDC Frontier isolate Library 1 chromosome 1, Cicar.CDCFrontier_v2.0, whole genome shotgun sequence genome contains the following window.
CCACCAGAAAAGAGAGCGCACTACGCACGTGCGGAGGGATATaacattataattaaattaaagaaagaaagaaaaaagaaacagGGTTGAGTTATACAATGACTCCAACACGTGCTATTTATTCATGACCCTTGTTTGTGACAACTGTTGATTCAGTCTTTCCCTTCACCAGAAATCTTCCCATGCTACGTCCCCACCAAACCCAAAGAGAAAAAGTTACAAGCGAGGATATTTCAGTAAATTCAAGCACACCTAGTTGAAGTGAGAAAAGCCGAACAAAACGACGACGGTTTAAACAGACGCCGACGACCCTACATAAAATTATGCTAATAGTACACCATCACTTCAATCCTTTCATCTTCCGACACATCTCTTACCGTCGATTCTGTCTACAAAAAACGGGTCCCACCTTATCACCACCGACTGTCACCACTACAAATCTAAACGCCCTGTTATTCTATCTCTCTCCCTTGATACCAAAGCCACAAACTCACAGCAAAAACCAGCCTTTTAATTTCAattcacataaattaaaataataataacacataaatagagtaattgttctttttctcttttttcttcttcttcttcaacctgGCGCAGCCTTCACTCACTATGAAACAAAAACTCGTTTAAAATTGCAGACAAATCAAAACACAAACCCTAATTCCCAATTCGTGAACGTGGAAGCTTCAGAAATGGTTTCTCTGGAAGAATCTCGCTCTGATTCGAACCGTTTCCCTTTATCACGAAGCTACCAGTATCACTCCTCTGTTTCCTCCAAAACGCAGCGTAACATAGGAAGATCCATGCGAACCATACGATCAAGTATCTTCCAAGATGATAACAGCAGTTGCACGTTTACCGAGAGGTCCACGTGTGTATCGGAAAATCTCACCGATTCCGTCGTCGACCTCCGTCTCGGCGAACTCGCTTCCCGGAACAACAAATCCGTTAAGTCATCTACAACAGAGCAGGACCTTCTTGATCTCTCACAAGCCTTCAGTGAATTCTCCGCTTGTAGCAGCGATATCTCCGGTGAACTACAACGGTTAGCGACTTTACCATCGCCGGAATGTAACCAAATAAGCGACACCGGTGGAGATGGTGAGCAGGAACCTGAACCGGAGCCTTGCATGGGGTTTTTACAGAGGGATAATTTCTCAACGGAGATTATTGAAAGTATTTCGCCGGAGGATCTTCAACCGACAGTGAAACTCTGCATCGACGGCCTTCAGTCTTCATCGGTGGCTGTGAAACGATCAGCGGCGGCGAAACTGAGATTACTTGCCAAGAATCGCGCCGATAATAGAGTTTTGATCGGAGAATCCGGCGCGGTTCCTTTTCTCGTTCCTTTGCTTCGATGCAGCGATCCGTGGACTCAAGAACACGCAGTAACAGCGCTTCTGAATCTTTCACTTCACGAAGACAACAAGAAGCTGATAACAAATGCCGGAGCCGTGAAGTCGTTGATTTACGTGCTGAAAACAGGAACTGAAACTTCGAAGCAAAACGCGGCTTGTGCGCTTCTAAGCTTAGCTTTGGTTGAGGAAAACAAAAGCTCAATCGGAGCTTCAGGTGCGATTCCACCGTTAGTTTCGCTTCTTCTTAACGGTTCCAACAGAGGGAAAAAAGACGCGCTAACGACGCTGTACAAGCTTTGTTCTGTTAAGCAGAACAAAGAGAGAGCGGTGAGTGCTGGCGTGGTGAAACCTCTGGTGGAGCTAGTGGCGGAGCAAGGGAATGGTATGATGGAGAAAGCAATGGTGGTGTTGAATAGCTTAGCGGGGATTGAGGAAGGGAAGGATGCGATTGTTGAAGAAGGTGGAATTGCGGCTCTTGTTGAAGCCATTGAAGATGGGTCTTTGAAAGGAAAGGAATTTGCTGTTTTAACTCTTTTGCAGCTTTGTGCTGACAGTGTTACCAACAGAGGGTTACTTGTTAGAGAAGGTGGGATTCCTCCTCTTGTTGCTCTTTCTCAGAATGGAACTCCTCGAGCTAAGCATAAGGTATAAACTTCAACTCAATACAAAGTTCAAGTTCAATCAATCTAATGTACTTGCTTCATTCTATAGGAATCCAAAGTTTTCTTcatatgtatatttatttattaatattatggcCTGGTTGTTTCTGATATCTTGACTTTGAGTACTTGAGTTGACCCTTTATTCTAATGTAGAAATCTTTTGACTCTTTTCTGTTTTTCCTCATATGTAAATATTATACACATTGAAGAGCTGTAATTAACCTTGGCAAGAAAAGGGTCTTCTATTATTAGACTATGTTTCAATATTGGTTTGTTTGCTTTAGATAAAGTATAACACTTTTGACTGAAAAAAGTTTTCTGGTTGGCATGTCTTAATGAGAAATTGAAGTCATTTACCCTCGATTCTATTTTTAGGCATTGTTATGATTGTgatgaaattgattttaatgtgtgttgttaatttattttctatcatTGCATTTGACGATTTTTGTGGAAGAACAGACTTGGATCTGTATTTTTTTCTCCCTATTTCGCCTTGCATTGTAATGTTTTCTCCTTCTTTTAATAAGGGTTCTGGTTTGTTTTGCAGGCTGAGACACTCCTTCGATATTTGAGAGAATCAAGACAAGAAGCATCGACTTCAACTTCTTAGAGAAGTAATTGCATATTTGAGTTATTAGTTAGGAAGGTAATTATACAATgtaattgattattattatgtatataGTGGTTTGGCTGGTTTGTACAGTGTGGCAAACATATTTAGAAGGATGTTTATGGAAGTTAGAAGAAGCTAGCAATCTAAAACACTATATAGGCTGACCCTTTAGATGCATGAATATAGCTAGGTTTGGCATTTTGCTTTCCCTTGTTTCAATTTGTTGTGTTTCCTGGTTTGACACATGGTTGTCTTTGAGTTTTGGGTTGATTAggtttttaaaaatgtatttcttATAGATGACCCCTAGTTTTATGAAAAAGGGTTTCTGATTTTATCATTGTATGTTTTATGTACTTCCCGCATGTTGCGAAAGTGTGGAGTTAGTA
Protein-coding sequences here:
- the LOC101510510 gene encoding uncharacterized protein → MVSLEESRSDSNRFPLSRSYQYHSSVSSKTQRNIGRSMRTIRSSIFQDDNSSCTFTERSTCVSENLTDSVVDLRLGELASRNNKSVKSSTTEQDLLDLSQAFSEFSACSSDISGELQRLATLPSPECNQISDTGGDGEQEPEPEPCMGFLQRDNFSTEIIESISPEDLQPTVKLCIDGLQSSSVAVKRSAAAKLRLLAKNRADNRVLIGESGAVPFLVPLLRCSDPWTQEHAVTALLNLSLHEDNKKLITNAGAVKSLIYVLKTGTETSKQNAACALLSLALVEENKSSIGASGAIPPLVSLLLNGSNRGKKDALTTLYKLCSVKQNKERAVSAGVVKPLVELVAEQGNGMMEKAMVVLNSLAGIEEGKDAIVEEGGIAALVEAIEDGSLKGKEFAVLTLLQLCADSVTNRGLLVREGGIPPLVALSQNGTPRAKHKAETLLRYLRESRQEASTSTS